TACTCGCGTCCTTAGTCGCCGCGTCGGCGTCGGCCGACTGGTGGTACGCGGTGTACGACGGCGAAAAGCACGTGGGTTACTGCCACGTCGTCGAAAGCAGCGCCAACCTGAGCGGCGCCGTGGTCAAGAGGTTTACCGCGGTGACCGAAGCCCGCCGCGACAAGGCGGGGCAATACACGTTCATGCAGACCGAGGACCGCTACCGCAGCGGCGGCTCGCTGGTCTACTACGCGTCGACGGTGACCGATAAAGACAAGACGACGCAGGCAAAAGCCACCCGCACGGCGCAGGGGTTCTCCTTCGCCATAACGAAGGGCGAAAAAGTAGAAACGTTGCAAGTCCCGGCGGCGTCCTTCGGTATGGTCGAGGTTGAGGAAGCGCTGGCCAAGCTCGCCGCGCCGGGAAGCAAAATCGAAGTTCAAGCGCTCGACCTCGAGGCCGGCAAGGTCCGCAAAACCAAGTTGGAGTACGTAGCGGACCAGACGTTGGAGGCCAAGGGCGAGAGCGTAGCGACGAAGGTCCTGCAGGCCAAGGGGGGGTTCGGCGGCGCGACCTTCTGGTTCGCCGAGGACGGCTCCCTGGTCAAACGCGAGGGCGAAACGCCGCTGGGCAAGGTTACGCTGAAGCTGACGGACGCCGCCTCGGCCCGGCCTTGATTCAAGGAACACGCCGAAAACACCCGGCTCAGGCATCGTAACCCCGGCCGGCTGCATATAGTATATAGTAGGAGTTCGTTATGGCTCACGCGTACACCCCGGGCCTTAAAGTAGTCGAGACGGCGCTGATACGCAAACAGCGG
The window above is part of the bacterium genome. Proteins encoded here:
- a CDS encoding DUF6134 family protein, with the translated sequence MTSRYGSLFALLILASLVAASASADWWYAVYDGEKHVGYCHVVESSANLSGAVVKRFTAVTEARRDKAGQYTFMQTEDRYRSGGSLVYYASTVTDKDKTTQAKATRTAQGFSFAITKGEKVETLQVPAASFGMVEVEEALAKLAAPGSKIEVQALDLEAGKVRKTKLEYVADQTLEAKGESVATKVLQAKGGFGGATFWFAEDGSLVKREGETPLGKVTLKLTDAASARP